In the Mycolicibacter minnesotensis genome, CCCGGAGGCCAGCTACCAGGCATTGGAGAAGTACTCCACCGACCTGACCGCCCGCGCCCGCGAGGGCAAGCTTGACCCGGTGATCGGCCGGGACACCGAGATCCGCCGCGTGGTGCAGGTGCTGAGCCGACGCACCAAGAACAACCCGGTGCTCATCGGTGAGCCCGGTGTCGGCAAGACCGCGATCGTGGAGGGCCTGGCCCAGCGGATCGTCGCCGGCGATGTCCCGGACAGCTTGCGCGACAAGACCGTTGTCTCTCTGGACATGGGTTCGATGGTGGCCGGCGCCAAGTACCGCGGCGAGTTCGAGGAACGGCTCAAGGCTGTCCTCGACGAGATCAAGGACTCCGCGGGCCAGGTGATCACCTTCATCGACGAGCTGCACACCATCGTCGGCGCCGGTGCCACCGGTGAGGGCGCGATGGATGCCGGCAACATGATCAAGCCGATGCTGGCCCGTGGTGAACTCCGCCTCGTCGGCGCCACCACACTCGAGGAATACCGCAAGTACATCGAGAAGGACGCCGCGCTGGAACGCCGCTTCCAGCAGGTCTATGTCGGTGAACCCTCGGCGGAGGACACCGTAGGCATCCTGCGTGGGCTCAAGGACCGCTACGAGGTGCACCACGGTGTCCGCATCACCGACTCGGCGCTGGTCGCCGCGGCCACCCTGTCCGACCGTTACATCACCTCGCGGTTCTTGCCGGACAAGGCGATCGACTTGGTCGACGAGGCCGCGTCACGCCTGCGGATGGAGATCGACTCCCGGCCCGTCGAAGTAGACGAGGTCGAACGACTGGTGCGCCGGCTGGAGATCGAAGAGATGGCGTTGAGCAAGGAATCCGACGACGCCTCCAAGGACCGGCTGGTCAAGCTGCGCGCGGAACTGGCCGACTACAAGGAAAAGCTGGCCGAGCTCACCACCCGGTGGCAGAACGAGAAGAGCGCCATCGACGTGGTCCGCGAGCTCAAGGAGCAGCTCGACGCCCTGCGTGGTGAGTCCGACCGTGCCGAACGCGACGGCGACCTGGCCAAGGCTGCCGAGCTGCGGTACGGCCGTATCCCCGAGGTGGAGAAGAAGCTCGAGGCGGCGCTGCCCAAGGCCGAGGCCCGTGAGCAGGTCATGCTCAAAGAAGAGGTCGGCCCCGACGACATTGCCGACGTGGTCAGTGCCTGGACCGGTATCCCGGCCGGGCGGCTGCTGGAAGGCGAGACCGCCAAGCTGCTGCGGATGGAAGAGGAGCTGGGCAGGCGGGTGGTCGGCCAGCGCAAGCCGGTGCAGGCGGTGTCGGACGCAGTACGGCGCAGCCGTGCCGGGGTCGCCGACCCCAACCGGCCGACGGGCTCCTTCCTGTTCCTGGGGCCCACCGGCGTCGGCAAGACCGAGCTGGCCAAGGCTCTGGCCGACTTCCTGTTCGACGACGAACGGGCCATGGTCCGCATCGACATGAGCGAGTACGGCGAGAAGCACTCCGTGGCTCGGCTGGTCGGGGCGCCCCCGGGCTACATCGGCTACGACCAGGGCGGCCAGCTGACCGAGGCGGTGCGTCGCCGGCCCTACACCGTGGTGCTCTTCGACGAGGTGGAGAAGGCCCATCCGGACGTGTTCGACGTGCTGTTGCAGGTCCTCGACGAGGGCCGCCTCACCGATGGCCAAGGCCGGACCGTGGACTTCCGCAACACCATCTTGACCCTCACCTCCAACTTGGGCTCTGGTGGCACCGAGGAGCAGGTGATGGCCGCGGTACGGGCGGCGTTCAAGCCGGAGTTCATCAACCGGCTCGACGACGTGCTGATCTTCGAGGGCCTCAACCCCGAGGAGCTGGTGCAGATCGTCGACATCCAGCTCCAGCAGCTGGCCAAGCGGCTGGCCCAGCGCCGCCTCACCATCGAGGTCTCTTTGGAGGCCAAGAAGTGGCTGGCGCAGCGCGGATTCGACCCGGTTTACGGTGCGCGTCCACTGCGGAGGCTGATTCAGCAGGCCATCGGCGACCAGCTGGCCAAGATGCTGCTGGCCGGACAGGTGCACGACGGCGACGTGGTGCCGGTCAACATCGGCGTGGATGGCGAGTCGCTGGTCCTGGGCTGAGAGTTCCCTCACGCGCAGGCCCCCCGGAAGCAGTTCCGGGGGGCCTTAGCGCTGTCTGAAGCTCCTTTGCGGATGCGGTGTTCAACCTGATCGGTTAGCCTGGCCCTTACTGAGAGATTCCGGTGTTTTCCTGCACCGTTGTTCATCTGGAGGGGTAACCATGTCAGCTCGTCGCCATCGTCTGGTGGGCGCCGTCGGTGCCGTGGGAGCCGTCCTGGCACTGGGTGCCCCCGCCCCTTCGGCTCAAGCCGACTGGGACGACCTGTTCCAGCCCTTCATCGACGCGATCAGCTGGGTCGACCCGGGCATCGCCGCTGACACCGATCCGGGTGCCGCGCTGGCCTCGTTGGACTCCCTGTTCAACGGCTGGTACCAGGACCTCATCTACACCCCCCTCAACAGCATTGCTCCGTGGCTGTTCGGATCGACGTTGGACCTGCCGGGCAGTGCCGCGGCCTACGGACCGGACACCCCGCTGGCCGACCTGCCGGACAGCTTCACCGTTCCGATGGACGTCAACCTCACCACCCAGCCGGTGATCAGCGTCTCGGTCGGTGGCGGCGCAGACGTCGATGTCCTGGTCGACACCGGTGCGGCAGGTCTGGTCGTGCCGATCTGGAACATCAACCCCTTCGGTATCACCGGCCTGCCCACCGGCTTCAACATGGGTCAGTTCGGTGGCGCACTGAACTACTTCTACGTGGAGCTGCCCACCACGGTCACCTTCACCGGCGAGGGCGGGGACACGCTGACCGCCGATACCACGGTGGACGCCGTGCTGTTCGCGTTCCCGTCGGATTTGAATCCCTTCGGCTCCTGGTCCATCGAGAGCTACCTGGCCGGCTCCTCCACCGGAATCCTGGGGATCGGACCGAACGCGCTCGGACCGACCCCCGACCACATTCCGACCGCCGATCTGCCCGGCACCCTAGGCAACGGTGTGCTGATCGACCAGGCCAACAACCAGCTGATCTTCGGGAACAACCCGTATGAGGGCGGCACCGTGATCAACGGCGCGCCCTGGTCGCCCCTCTACGTAAGCATCAACGGCGCGCTACCCACCCAGGTCAACGGCGTCATCGACTCCGGTGGGGTCTTCGGCACCATGCCGTCATCGGCGCTGACCAACTCGGGTGTGACGCCGGTCAACGGCTACCTGCCGAACGGGACCCAGATCCAGGTCTACACCCCGTCCGGGCAGCTGCTGTACCAGTACACCGTCGGCAACACGCCCTACTCGGACAACCCGGCCGACGGAGCCGTGCGCAGCCCGTACGTCACCAACGGGACCAGCATGAACACCGGAAACTGGCTGTTCGCCCAGGAACCGGTCTACATCAACTACCAGGTGCCCGGCGGGCAGACCATCGTCGGCGGCACCCTCATCGAACCCTGATCCACCGACCCCGCTGAGCGGCCCCGCGAAATTTGGCGGTTTCTTGGGTGAATCCCCTGGTGTTCTGCGCCCTTGACTGGGTTAGCTGACGCCCTCGGTCGCGGCTCATCGGATGCCCGCGACCTCCTGCGGGGAGGTTCGGAAGATGACGGCTCGTCGGTGCACGATCGGCGTCACGGCAGCGGCCGGGGTGCTGCTCACCCTGGGGATCTCCGCTTCGCCGGCTCACGCCGACATCGATGATCTGTTCCAGCCCATGATCGACGTGCTCAGCGCGATGGACCCCGGGATAGCCGCAGACACCGACCCCGGTACCGCGCTGGCTTCGCTGGACACGCTGTTCGACGGCTGGTATCAGAACCTCGTCTACACCCCGATCAACGACCTGGACCAGTGGATCTTCGGTGGAGCCGCCGACGCGGGCGTGGCAGGCAGTGCCGCTGCGTCGGGCTTGGCCGCCACGATCCCGGACACCTTCACCGTCCCCTTGCAGGTCAACGCGGCCACAGAGCCGGTGGTGGACATCTCGGTGGGTGGCGGGGCAGCGGTGCCCGTGCTGGTCGACACCGGCTCCTCGGGCCTGACCATACCGATCTCGGACATCAACTGGGCCGGCATCACCGGCCTGCCCACCGGTTTCAACCTGGGCCAATACGGCGGCTCGCTGGACTACTTCTATGCCGAGCTCCCGACCACCGTCACCTTCACCGACGCCGCCGGGGCCACCGTCACCGCCGATACCACCGTCGACGCGGTGCTGTTCGCCTTCCCTGCCGACTTCAACGTCTTCGGTCCCTGGTCCATCGGCGACTACCTAGGGCCGGCAAACGTGGACGGCGTACTGGGCATCGGGGCCAATGCTGTCGGTCCCAGCCCCGACAACATTCCCACCGCGGATCTTCCCGGGGATCTGGGCAACGGTGTACTGCTCGATCAAACCAACGGAGCGATGGTGTTCGGGGACAACCCACTGACCGGCGGGACCACGGTCGACGGGTCGCCCTACGCCACCCTCCTGGTGAGCATCGACGGCCAGCCACCCCAGTCCGTCAGCGCGGTGATCGATTCCGGCGGGGTCTACGGCACGATGCCGGCATCGGTGCTGGGCAACGTCACGCCGACCGCCGGCGGCCTCCTGCCGGACGGAACGACGGTTCAGGTCTACTCCGCAGACGGTTCGACGCTGCTCTACTCCTACACGGTGAACTCGGCCGCCGCCGGCTCCCTGAGCCCGAGCGTGCTCGCCGGCAGTGGCGCCACGATGAACACCGGCAACATCCCGTTCGCTCAGCAGCCCGTCTATATCTCCTACGTCAACGGGTCCACCATCTTCGGCGGATCCAACGCGATCGAACTGTGACGTGACCTGCTGGAATACTGCTGATACAGGGTTGTGATCAGGAACCATTCTCAGTTCGGGGCCGAGAACAGATACGCTAGGCGCAATGGTCCCGCTTTGGTTTACGCTGTCCGCGCTGTGTTTCGTCAGCGCGGCCGTATTGCTGTACGTGGACATCGACCAGCGGCGCGGCCGCAGTCGGCGCCGCAAGTCCTGGGCTCGCTCCCACGGTTTCGACTTCGAGCCCGAATCCGCTGAGATCCTGCACCGCTGGAAGCGCGGCGTGATGTCGACGGTGGGCGAAGCGCCGGTGCGCAATGTCGTACTCGGCCAGATCCGCGGCGAAGCCGTCTACATCTTCGATCTGGACGAAGTGGCGACGGTGATCGCGCTGCACCGCAAGGTCAGCACGAACGTGGTCGTCGACGTGCGGCTCAAGGGCCTGAAAGAACCGCGCGAGAACGACATCTGGTTGCTCGGCGCGATCGGCCCGCGGATGGTGTACTCGACCAACCTCGACGCCGCCCGGCGGGCCTGCGACCGGCGAATGGTGACATTCGCCCACACCGCCCCGGACTGCGCGGAAATCATGTGGAACGAGGCGAACTGGACGCTGGTGAGTATGCCCGTCACCAGTACCCGCGCCCAATGGGACGAGGGCCTGCGCAGCGTCCGCCAATTCAACGACCTATTGCGGGTGCTGCCACCCAACCCACGCAGCCAGCCCGCCGACGCCGTTGGCGCCTCAGCGGGACGGCGCAACGGGCAGCCCAGCCGGCCGCTGGGGTCAGCGGGCGCCACCGAGGCGTCCGAGGACAGTGCGGGTGAGCAGGTTCCGGCGGCGGCATCGCGGCCGGCCGCGTCGGCACCGGGCGGTCCCGCCCCGGCGGCCGAACCGCTGCCACGGCGCCGGCCGAGCCGGGAGTCTTCGGACGTGCTGCACGCCCCGGGTGGCCGCAACGGTCGGCAGACCGCCCACCACCAGCGCTGACGGCCGACGCCGGTCCACACTGGCGGCTTCGTTAGGCTGTCCGTCATGTCTCGCCCCGTTGCCGTGGTCACCGGACCCACCTCCGGGCTGGGAGCGGGCTATGCCCGCCGCTACGCCGCTGACGGCTACGACGTGGTCCTGGTATCTCGCGATGTCGATCGCCTCGAAGCGCTGGCCGCCGAGCTTCGCGGCAGCTACGGCGGAGCCGTCGAGGTGCTGCCCGCCGACCTGACGGACGCCGACGGCCGTGGGCGAGTGGCCGAGCGCCTACACGCCGGAGTGCGGGTGCTGGTCAACAATGCCGGCTTCGGCACGTCCGGGGAGTTCTGGACCGCCGACCCCGCTCTGTTGCAGTCGCAACTGGACGTCAACGTCACCGCGGTCATGCAGCTGACCCGGGCCGCGCTGCCCGCGATGATCGAGGCGGGTGGCGGCAGCGTCATCAACATCGCCAGCGTCGCCGGGTTGCTGTCGGGACGCGGCTCGACGTACTCGGCGTCCAAGGCCTGGGTGGTGTCGTTCACCGAAGGCCTGGCCGGCGGCCTGCACGGCACCGGCGTCGGCATCCACGTCGTCTGTCCCGGCTACGTCCACACCGAATTCCATGAGCGCGCCGGAATCGACATGGCCACCTTGCCGTCGTTTATGTGGATGGAGGTCGACGACGTCGTTACGGCGAGCCTGGCCGACATCGCCCGGGGCGAGGTGGTCAGTGTGCCCGGCCTGCAGTACAAGACATTGGTAGGCGTCAGCAGGTTGATTCCGCGCGGACTGTCGCGCACGCTGACCAACACGTTCGGGAGGGGCCGTGGCCGCACTTAACAACGACGAACGCCAAGAGCTGGCCGCGCTGGTGCGTGAGCTCTCGGTGGTGCACGGCCGCGTGACGCTGTCCTCGGGGGCCGAAGCCGACTACTACGTGGACTTGCGCCGCTCCACCCTGCACCACCGTGCGGGCGCCCTGATCGGGCGGCTGGTGCGTGAACTCACCGACGATTGGAACTATGTCGCCGTGGGCGGCCTGACGCTGGGTGCGGACCCAGTGGCGACCGCGGTGATGCACGCTCCGGGACGTCCGATCGACGCATTCGTGGTGCGCAAGTCGGTGAAAGCCCATGGCATGCAACGTCTTATCGAAGGCTTCGACGTGGCCGGTCAACCGGTGCTGGTGGTCGAGGACACCAGCACCACTGGTGGTTCGGCGTTGACGGCGGTGCGTGCGGTGCGTGAGGCCGGTGGGCAGGTGGTCGGTGTGGTCACCGTGGTCGACCGTGCCACCGGAGCGGCCGAGGCCATCGAGGCCGAGGGCGTGCCGTACCGCAGTGTGCTCGGGCTGGCCGAACTGGGCCTGGGCTGAACGCCCCGAGGACGGTTGTGCGCAGACTGATCGCGATGATGGCGGCGTTGGCCGTGACCTGCGCGGCCGCCTGCTCGGATTCCGCCGCAACCGGGCCCTACGGCGCCCAGGGAGCCCGGATCGATTCGGCCCTGACCGTGCTGGGCTGGGAGATGACCGTCTCCAACCTGCGCTGGGAAGTCGACTACGCACTGATCGACGTCACGGCTCAGGTCGTCGGCGCCCCGAATGCCCCAGCTCCACACGCCGCGGCCGGCGACCTGCGATTCGGGGTGTATGGCACCCCCGCGCATCCGATCGAGGCCACGGGCCTGGGCAGCTGCGCCTTGCTGGGGGAGTTGACGCCGACGCCGCTGTCGGCCAAGGACCCCGACCGGTTGAACGGAACCGTCTGCCTGGGGCCACTCAAGGAACGCAGTGCCGTGCGTGGGGTCTATGTCTATTCGCCCGCAGACCGGATCAAAGACACCACGGTGGCCTATGCCGCGGCGTTCCCGGTGGGGCTGGCGCCGGTCAACCCGGGAGACACCGGTCTGCAGCTCACCACTCAAGGCGTGGCGGCCTACCGGGCCGACGGCATGCCGCTGGCGCCGACGGCCCTGGGTGATCCCAAGGCGTTCACCGGCCTCGGTTATATGGTGCTCAATCTGTCTGCTGACGCGGTGGCAGGCCATTACCTCGACGGGGCTAAGGCACGTGGCGGACCGCTGATGCTGGTCGCCGGACCGTCGACGCCCATGCCCGGCTTGGGCGCGGATTGTCGCGCGGCCGGCTCCTCGGTCCTGATCCTGCCGGAGGCGACGCTGAACTCGGTGCACGTACCGACATCGCTGTGCACGCACGGCGAGATCAACTCCGCCCTGCTGTACCCCTCGGTGTCGGTGGTAGGCACCCACGCCGCCGTGTGGACCACTTCGTGAGCGAACCCGGCGACTCTCCCGGTCCTACCGAGTGGTTCTCGCCGGCCAACGGGGTGGGACCGTGGCAGGGGCAATGGCCCAGCGATCCCCGCTTCGACCCGGAGTTGCTGCGCGAGGGAGATCGCCGCAACGTCGTCGACGCCTACCGCTACTGGACCCGCGAGGCTATCGTCGCCGACATCGACAGCCGGCGCCACCGGCTGCATATCGCGATCGAGAACTTCGGGCACGACGCCAACATCGGCTCGGTGGTGCGCACCGCCAATGCCTTCGCCGTGCACACCGTGCACATCGTGGGTCGCCGACGGTGGAACAGGCGGGGCGCCATGGTCACCGATCGCTATCAGCGGCTACTGCATCACGAAACCGCCGATGATCTCTTGGATTTCGCCACCGCGCACAGCCTCGCCGTTGTCGCCGTGGACAACGTGGCCGGAGCGACGCGCCTGGAGCAGACTGCGTTACCCGCCGACTGCGTGCTGGTGTTCGGCAGCGAAGGACTCGGCATCAGCGATCAGGTTCGCGCCGGCGCGGACCTGGCGGTGTCGATCGCCCAATTCGGCTCGACCCGCAGCATCAACGTCGGCGTAGCCGCCGGAATCGTCATGCACGCCTGGATCAGCCGGCATGGACACCTCGACCAGGCCTGGTAGGGCAGGATCTAGGGCCATGGATCTGCTCTGGGCTAATCGGGCCGAAAGCGCCGAGGCCGCCGTCACCGCGAGACACCTCAAGTCGCTCTGGCACCTGCCGGGCACCCAGCTCGGGGTGGTGGCGTGGCCGCCGATCCGGCGCGCCCCCCATTGGCACTATTGGTGGCAGGCACACCTGCTGGACTGCCTGGTCGACGCCCAGCTGCGTGACCCGCAACCGGAACGGGCCAACCGGATCAAGCGGCAGATCCGCACCCACCGGCTGCGCAACGTGGGCCGCTGGACCAACGCCTACTACGACGACATGGCCTGGCTGGCGCTGGCGATCCAGCGCGCGGCCGGCGTGACCGGTGTCGACCGGCGCCGCGCGCTGGGCACCTTGACTCGTGAGCTGACCGACTCGTGGATGCCCGAAGCCGGCGGCGGCATTCCGTGGCGCAAGGACGAGCAGTTCACCGAGCCGTTCTTTAATGCCCCCGCCAACGGTCCGGCGGGGATCTTCTTGGCCCGCGAACCCGGCTGGCTCGACCGTGCGAGGGAGATGGGCGACTGGATCGACGCCACCCTGATCGACCCGGACACCGACTTGGTTTTCGACGGCATCAGGGGTGGTTCGCTGGTTCGGGCGCAGTACACCTACTGCCAGGGGGTGGTGCTCGGGCTGGAGACCGAGCTGGCCGCGCGTACCGGTGCGCCGCGACATGCCGAGCGGGTCCACCGGCTGGTGGCCGCGATCAGCAAGCACATGGCCCCGGGTGGAGTGATCAAGGGCGCAGGCGGCGGTGACGGCGGGCTGTTCGCCGGGATCACCGCCCGCTACCTGGCCTTGGTTGCCACCGACCTGCCGGGGGAGTCCGACGCCGACGCCCAGGCGCGTGACACAGCCGGCAAGCTGGTGCTGTCTTCGGCGAAGTCGGCCTGGGACTACCGGCAGTCCGTCGACGGGTTGCCGCTGTTCGGTGCGTTCTGGGACCGGATCGCTGGGGTGCCACGCGCAGATGGTGCGGTGGCCACCTCCATCGCCGGCGCAGTACGTGAGTCGGAGGTGCCCGAACGTGACCTGTCGGTGCAGGTGGGGGGCTGGATGCTGATGGAGGCCGCGCACGTCGTCGCGACCGTGCCCGCGCAATGACTCTGCGCTGAGGGTGCGGCCTACTCGGAGTTCTGCGCCGTCAGCGCAGAGTCAGTGCCAACCGAGGGTGCGCGGCGGCTGCGGAAGGCCTTCGCTGTGGCGATGAACGCCGGGATCATCGACACGAACAGGATCGCCAGGACGATCTTTTCCAGATTCTCGTGGACGAACGGAACGTTGCCCAGGAAGTAACCCAGCGTCGTCACCCCGCCGCCCCACAGCACGCCGCCGACAATGTCGAACGCCAGGTAAACGGGATAGCGCATGTACGACACACCCGCCACCACCGGCACGAATGTTCGGACGAACGGTGCGAACCGCGCCAGGATGATCGCCCACGGCCCGTACTTCTCGAAGAAGGCGTGCGACTCGGTGACGTAGTGCTTCTTGAAGAAGCGGGAGTCTTCCTTCTTGAACAGCGCCGGCCCGATTCGCCGGCCGATGAAATAGCCGCACTGATCGCCCAGGATCGCCACGACGGCCACCGCGGGTGCCAGTATCCAGATGTCGGGGGCCAGTCCCTTGGCGGCCAGCAGGCCGCCGGTGAACAGCAGGGATTCCCCCGGCAACAGGGGGAACAGCAGACCGGTCTCGATGAAGACGACCACCAGGATGGCCGGCAGTACGGCGCCGTGGAAGATGCCCCCGGCGCCCAGCCAGTACATCGGATCCAGGAAGCCGGGCATCGCGACCACGGTGGTGCTCATGAGGCACCAACATACCGGGGGGCACCGGCGAAACCGCCCCTGCGATACTCGAAGGCAGTTTTGGTCAGCTCAGAGGAGAGATTCCCCATGCCCATCGCCACCCCCGAGATCTACGCCGAGATGCTGGGCCGCGCCAAGGAGAACGCCTACGCGTTCCCGGCGATCAACTGCACGTCGTCGGAGACCATCAACGCGGCGATCAAGGGCTTTGCTGACGCGGGCAGCGACGGCATCATCCAGTTCTCCACCGGCGGAGCCGAATTCGGCTCTGGACTGGGCGTCAAGGACATGGTGACCGGTTCGGTGGCACTGGCCGAGTTCACCCATGTGATCGCCGCCAAGTACCCGATCAACGTGGCCCTGCACACCGACCACTGCCCGAAGGACAAGCTGGACGGCTTCGTCCGGCCGCTGCTGGCCATCTCGGCCGAGCGCGTCAAGGCCGGCCAGAACCCGCTGTTCCAGTCGCACATGTGGGACGGCTCGGCGGTACCGATCGATGAGAACCTGACCATCGCGCAGGAGCTGCTGGCCAAGGCGGTGGCCGCCAAGATCATCCTCGAGGTCGAGATCGGCGTGGTCGGCGGCGAAGAGGACGGCGTGGAAGCCGAGATCAACGAGAAGCTCTACACCTCGCCGGAAGACTTCGAGAAGACCGTCGCCGCGCTGGGCGCCGGCGAGCAGGGCCAGTACCTGCTGGCCGCCACCTTCGGCAACGTGCACGGTGTCTACAAGCCGGGCAACGTGGTGCTTCGCCCGGACATCCTGGCGCAGGGCCAGCAGGTGGCCTCGGCCAAGCTGGGCCTGGCGCAGGGCTCCAAGCCGTTCGACTTCGTGTTCCACGGCGGCTCGGGATCGCTGAAGTCCGAGATCGAGGAAGCGCTGCGCTATGGCGTGGTGAAGATGAACGTCGACACCGACACCCAGTACGCGTTCACCCGCCCGATCGCCGCGCACATGTTCAGCAACTACGACGGCGTGCTCAAGGTGGACGGCGAGGTCGGCAACAAGAAGACCTACGACCCGCGCAGCTACCTGAAGAAGGCAGAGGCCGCCATGACCGAGCGGGTCATCGAGGCCTGCAACGACCTGCACAGCGCCGGCAAGAGCCTCAGCAGCTAGGCGTTGACTCTGCGTCCACGGCGGAGAAGTCCGAGTGACCCCCGCCGTGGGCGCAGAGTCAATGAGGCTGGGCTAGCTGCCGTGGGACTGGCAGATCTTCCACTGGTCGTCGCGGAACTGCAGGTCAAAGCTGCGGGTTGAGCGGACCCGCGGCTCGTAGGCCATGAATGCGGTGACGTTGGCCTCGGCTTGACCGTCATTGACCACGACCTCGTCGATGCTGGCCACCACCGGATACTGCTTGGCCGCCGCGATCCGCCGGTAGGTGTCGTCCCAGGTCTTCTGGTCGTAGTTGACGTAGCGGTCGCGGATGTCGCCGCAGGTGAGGCTGCGCAACGCGGCCAAGTCACCGTTCTGCATGGCGACGTCGAAGTTCGAAATTGTGGTGCGGACGTGCTCTTCCTGCGACGCGGCCGCCCGAGTGTCGCGGGTCAGCCACAGCGTGCCCAGCACCGCGATGGCGGCGAGCGCCAAGATGATCAGGATCACCGCCATCACCCAGCCCCAGCTGCGTGACACGGTGGCTGGCAGTTTGACGCCAAGCCGCGCCGGAATCTGTTGCGGTATCGCCTTCCCCGCATCGTCGCCTTGCTGGGCGATCAGCTCGGTCTCGGCGTCACCCACCGACGGGATGACCTCGGTGTGCCCGGCATCGAAACCTGGGGCGGTGAAGCGGCGCTCCGGTGAACCGTCGGGCGCGGGTGCGGCGGGTGGGACCTCGGTGGTGATCACTTCGGTGACGGCCTCGGCTTCCGCCGCTGACTCGTGATCCGCTGAGGTGACAGGCTGAATCTCGGTGACCTGCTCGTCACCGTCGGGCTGATCTGTGGGAGTGGCCGTGGCGCCTTCGGTCGGCTCGGCGTTGTCCGGTTCCGGTGGGTTCGGCATGAGTGGCTGATCCTCCAATGTCCGCCGGCTGATTCGGATCGGCTGCCGCCAGTTTACTGAGCCAGCCGCCGGCTTGCGGGAGTGGCTGGCCGGGGACGGCACAATGGATGGCGTGACTCTCTCCGGTGATCTCCTCAGGCCCGAACCGATCTTGCTGCCCGGCGACCCCGAAGCCGAGGCCGGCCTGCGGGCCAACCAGAACCCTGCGATTGTCGCGGCCGCGCATCCGGCGGCGTCGGTCGCATGG is a window encoding:
- the clpB gene encoding ATP-dependent chaperone ClpB, coding for MDSFNPTTKTQAALTAALQTATAAGNPEIRPAHLLQALLTQNDGIAAPLLEAVGVNPANIRTEAQHLIDVAPQVTNSNAQPQLARDALAAITVAQQLATEMDDEYVSTEHLMVGLATGDSDVAKLLTSHGASPQALREAFVKVRGSARVTSPDPEASYQALEKYSTDLTARAREGKLDPVIGRDTEIRRVVQVLSRRTKNNPVLIGEPGVGKTAIVEGLAQRIVAGDVPDSLRDKTVVSLDMGSMVAGAKYRGEFEERLKAVLDEIKDSAGQVITFIDELHTIVGAGATGEGAMDAGNMIKPMLARGELRLVGATTLEEYRKYIEKDAALERRFQQVYVGEPSAEDTVGILRGLKDRYEVHHGVRITDSALVAAATLSDRYITSRFLPDKAIDLVDEAASRLRMEIDSRPVEVDEVERLVRRLEIEEMALSKESDDASKDRLVKLRAELADYKEKLAELTTRWQNEKSAIDVVRELKEQLDALRGESDRAERDGDLAKAAELRYGRIPEVEKKLEAALPKAEAREQVMLKEEVGPDDIADVVSAWTGIPAGRLLEGETAKLLRMEEELGRRVVGQRKPVQAVSDAVRRSRAGVADPNRPTGSFLFLGPTGVGKTELAKALADFLFDDERAMVRIDMSEYGEKHSVARLVGAPPGYIGYDQGGQLTEAVRRRPYTVVLFDEVEKAHPDVFDVLLQVLDEGRLTDGQGRTVDFRNTILTLTSNLGSGGTEEQVMAAVRAAFKPEFINRLDDVLIFEGLNPEELVQIVDIQLQQLAKRLAQRRLTIEVSLEAKKWLAQRGFDPVYGARPLRRLIQQAIGDQLAKMLLAGQVHDGDVVPVNIGVDGESLVLG
- a CDS encoding PecA family PE domain-processing aspartic protease, which gives rise to MSARRHRLVGAVGAVGAVLALGAPAPSAQADWDDLFQPFIDAISWVDPGIAADTDPGAALASLDSLFNGWYQDLIYTPLNSIAPWLFGSTLDLPGSAAAYGPDTPLADLPDSFTVPMDVNLTTQPVISVSVGGGADVDVLVDTGAAGLVVPIWNINPFGITGLPTGFNMGQFGGALNYFYVELPTTVTFTGEGGDTLTADTTVDAVLFAFPSDLNPFGSWSIESYLAGSSTGILGIGPNALGPTPDHIPTADLPGTLGNGVLIDQANNQLIFGNNPYEGGTVINGAPWSPLYVSINGALPTQVNGVIDSGGVFGTMPSSALTNSGVTPVNGYLPNGTQIQVYTPSGQLLYQYTVGNTPYSDNPADGAVRSPYVTNGTSMNTGNWLFAQEPVYINYQVPGGQTIVGGTLIEP
- a CDS encoding PecA family PE domain-processing aspartic protease; its protein translation is MTARRCTIGVTAAAGVLLTLGISASPAHADIDDLFQPMIDVLSAMDPGIAADTDPGTALASLDTLFDGWYQNLVYTPINDLDQWIFGGAADAGVAGSAAASGLAATIPDTFTVPLQVNAATEPVVDISVGGGAAVPVLVDTGSSGLTIPISDINWAGITGLPTGFNLGQYGGSLDYFYAELPTTVTFTDAAGATVTADTTVDAVLFAFPADFNVFGPWSIGDYLGPANVDGVLGIGANAVGPSPDNIPTADLPGDLGNGVLLDQTNGAMVFGDNPLTGGTTVDGSPYATLLVSIDGQPPQSVSAVIDSGGVYGTMPASVLGNVTPTAGGLLPDGTTVQVYSADGSTLLYSYTVNSAAAGSLSPSVLAGSGATMNTGNIPFAQQPVYISYVNGSTIFGGSNAIEL
- the ttfA gene encoding trehalose monomycolate transport factor TtfA — translated: MVPLWFTLSALCFVSAAVLLYVDIDQRRGRSRRRKSWARSHGFDFEPESAEILHRWKRGVMSTVGEAPVRNVVLGQIRGEAVYIFDLDEVATVIALHRKVSTNVVVDVRLKGLKEPRENDIWLLGAIGPRMVYSTNLDAARRACDRRMVTFAHTAPDCAEIMWNEANWTLVSMPVTSTRAQWDEGLRSVRQFNDLLRVLPPNPRSQPADAVGASAGRRNGQPSRPLGSAGATEASEDSAGEQVPAAASRPAASAPGGPAPAAEPLPRRRPSRESSDVLHAPGGRNGRQTAHHQR
- a CDS encoding SDR family NAD(P)-dependent oxidoreductase, translated to MSRPVAVVTGPTSGLGAGYARRYAADGYDVVLVSRDVDRLEALAAELRGSYGGAVEVLPADLTDADGRGRVAERLHAGVRVLVNNAGFGTSGEFWTADPALLQSQLDVNVTAVMQLTRAALPAMIEAGGGSVINIASVAGLLSGRGSTYSASKAWVVSFTEGLAGGLHGTGVGIHVVCPGYVHTEFHERAGIDMATLPSFMWMEVDDVVTASLADIARGEVVSVPGLQYKTLVGVSRLIPRGLSRTLTNTFGRGRGRT
- the pyrE gene encoding orotate phosphoribosyltransferase encodes the protein MAALNNDERQELAALVRELSVVHGRVTLSSGAEADYYVDLRRSTLHHRAGALIGRLVRELTDDWNYVAVGGLTLGADPVATAVMHAPGRPIDAFVVRKSVKAHGMQRLIEGFDVAGQPVLVVEDTSTTGGSALTAVRAVREAGGQVVGVVTVVDRATGAAEAIEAEGVPYRSVLGLAELGLG
- a CDS encoding TrmH family RNA methyltransferase, whose product is MSEPGDSPGPTEWFSPANGVGPWQGQWPSDPRFDPELLREGDRRNVVDAYRYWTREAIVADIDSRRHRLHIAIENFGHDANIGSVVRTANAFAVHTVHIVGRRRWNRRGAMVTDRYQRLLHHETADDLLDFATAHSLAVVAVDNVAGATRLEQTALPADCVLVFGSEGLGISDQVRAGADLAVSIAQFGSTRSINVGVAAGIVMHAWISRHGHLDQAW